One window of the Spea bombifrons isolate aSpeBom1 chromosome 8, aSpeBom1.2.pri, whole genome shotgun sequence genome contains the following:
- the LOC128503184 gene encoding 3-galactosyl-N-acetylglucosaminide 4-alpha-L-fucosyltransferase FUT3-like, whose translation MAQSPSNSRTIIFFLPVIFLVFLISFTWRRSDIIPNILHCPQAQATQETGDQQNMTTAVTLKEEKEEKELVVLLWTWPFGTHFPLDTCQKVHGIPGCKLTVDRNVYNTADAVVMHHFDIMYDKKSLPQQPRPHHQHWVWFNMEPPLIIRNLHFLDNLFNMTMTFRQDSDIYRPYGRIQALKEPQNLTIPAKSKLVSWVVSKWYPGAPRIAYYEELKKHIPIDVYGRGNMKLSQEDFHSTVSQYKFYLAFENSIYKDYITEKLWSNALGSWAVPVVLGTSRKNYERFVPAEAFIHVDDFSSPKELAAYLLELDKDDEKYRRYFNWRAQYRVWMENGWDSSYCKVCRALRQAPVYQTIPSIAKWFLDDWKF comes from the coding sequence ATGGCTCAGTCACCATCCAACTCTCGGACGATAATCTTCTTCCTTCCCGTCATCTTCCTCGTTTTCCTCATTTCATTCACTTGGAGGAGAAGCGACATCATTCCAAATATCCTTCATTGTCCGCAAGCCCAGGCCACTCAAGAAACAGGCGACCAACAAAATATGACAACTGCAGTAACATTGAAAGAAgagaaggaggagaaggagcTTGTCGTCCTGCTTTGGACCTGGCCTTTTGGAACACATTTCCCGCTGGACACGTGCCAAAAAGTTCACGGCATTCCTGGGTGTAAGCTGACGGTAGACAGAAATGTTTACAATACAGCTGATGCTGTGGTCATGCACCATTTTGATATTATGTATGACAAAAAGTCATTGCCCCAGCAACCAAGGCCTCATCACCAACATTGGGTCTGGTTCAACATGGAGCCTCCGTTGATTATAAGAAACTTGCATTTCCTCGATAACCTTTTCAACATGACTATGACTTTCCGCCAGGATTCCGATATCTACAGACCTTATGGGAGGATTCAAGCCCTGAAAGAGCCTCAAAACCTCACCATTCCGGCCAAGTCCAAGCTGGTGTCTTGGGTAGTTAGTAAATGGTACCCAGGTGCTCCTCGTATAGCTTACTATGAGGAGCTTAAGAAACACATCCCTATCGACGTCTATGGGAGAGGAAACATGAAGCTGAGCCAGGAGGACTTTCATAGTACTGTTTCCCAGTACAAGTTTTATTTGGCCTTTGAGAATTCCATCTATAAGGACTACATCACTGAGAAGTTATGGTCCAACGCATTGGGTTCCTGGGCTGTGCCAGTTGTGTTAGGAACATCTCGGAAGAACTATGAGCGTTTTGTTCCTGCGGAGGCCTTCATTCACGTAGACGATTTCTCCAGCCCCAAGGAACTGGCTGCCTACCTTCTTGAGTTGGACAAGGATGACGAGAAATACAGGAGATACTTCAACTGGAGAGCCCAGTACCGCGTGTGGATGGAAAACGGGTGGGATAGCAGCTACTGCAAAGTCTGTAGAGCATTGAGGCAGGCTCCTGTCTACCAGACCATCCCGAGTATAGCCAAATGGTTCCTAGACGACTGGAAGTTCTAG